A segment of the Catenuloplanes nepalensis genome:
CGCGCAGCCTCGCGTGCGACCGTGCGTCGAGCACGGCCCGGTGGACGGCGCCCGCGCTCGCGGGCTCGGCCGGCCGCGCTCGGTCCCGGGCGAGCGGCACCTCCGCGGGCAGCCCGGAAAGCACCCGCCGCCAGAAGCCGAGCTGCCGCTCACCGAAGGACAGGCCATGCTCGGCCGGGCCGTCACCTGCAAGACGGTCCTCCGCGGGTGGCACGTGAATCACCTGCGCGAGAAGGGTTGCGTGCCAACGGGTGTAGTCGCGGTATCGCACGGTGAGCGGCGCGAGCGCGGGTGCGCGGCCCTCGGTGCGGGCCTCGTAGCAGGCGGCCAGGTCGCTGCGGAGCACGCCGGTCGCGGTCTGGTCGCCGGCCAGGTGGTGCAGGACCACGACGAGGGTGTCGGCATCGGGACCGCGCAGCAGCACCGCGCGCAGCGGCGGCCGGTGCGCGAGGTCGAACGGCTCGCGGACCGCCCGGTCGATCAGCGTCTCGGTCGCCGCGCCCGCGTCGTGCACGGTGAGCAGGTCGCCGGGTTCGTCGAGCACGCGCTGCCAGGGCCCGTCCGCGTCCTCCGCGACGACGGTGCGCAGCGTCTCGTGCCGGACGGCCACGTCGCGCAGCGCGGCGCGCAGCGTGTCCGCGTCCACCCGGCCGTCCAGCGTGACGACGAGCGGGATGTTGTAGACCGCGCTGCCGTCGTCCAGCCGGTCGGCGAACCAGAAGCGGCGCTGCGCCGGGGACAGCGGCGTCCGCTCGCCGGCTGATCCGCCGGTCAGTGCCGGCCGCGCGGTGCGCCGGGACTCCTCGACGGTACGGGCGAGCGCGGCCAGGGTCCGGCCGGCGAACACGGCACGCAGGTCGAGTTCGACGCCGAGCCGTGTCCGGACCAGTGTCAGCAGGCGGGCCGCGGTCAGCGAGTGCCCGCCGAGCGCGAAGAAGTCGTCGTCCACGCCGACCTCGCGCACGTCCAGCAGCTCCGCGATGATCCCGGCCAGCGTCTCCTCGACCGGCCCACGAGGCGCACGGCCGGTGGCGGTCGTCTCCGGCGCGGGCAGCGCGTGGAGGTCGAGCTTGCCGTTGAGGGTCATCGGCAGCGCGTCCAACGGCACGATCGCGGTGGGCACGAGGTAGTCGGGGAGGCGCTCCCGCAGGTAGGCGTCGAGTGCGGCGCGAGGAACGGCGTCAACCGGGACCACGTAGGCGACGAGCACGGTGCCGCCCGCGGATTCGCGCGGCACGACGACCGCGTGCGCGACGAGCGGGTGGGCGGCGAGCACGGCCTCGGTCTCGCCGGGTTCCACGCGGAAACCCCGGATCTTGACCTGGTCGTCCGCGCGACCGAGGTATTCGACGGCACCGCCGACGCGGAGCCGGACGCGGTCGCCGGTGCGGAACAGCCGGGCGCCGGGCGGCCCACACGGGTCGGCGACGAACCGGGCGGCGGTCCGGCCGGCTTGACCGGCGTACCCGCGGGCCAGGCCGGGACCGCCCACGTAGAGCTCGCCGACGCCGCCCTCGGGCACGAGCCGCAGCGCGTCGTCCAGGACGAGGGCCCGCGCACCCGCGATCGGCGCGCCCAGCACCGGCCGATCCGCGTCCCCGACGGACGCGTGCAGCGCGTCGACCGTGTACTCGGTCGGGCCGTAGGCGTTGATGCTCACCGGTGGATCGGTCATCGCGCGCAACCGGGACCAGAGCGCGGCCGGCGCGGCCTCGCCACCGAAGACGAGCACTGACGGGTGGTGTACGCCCGGGTCGAGCAGTCCGGCGTCGAGCAGGAGAGTCAGGTGGCCGGGCGTGGTGTCGACGTAGTCGATGCGCTGGTCGCGGACCAGCCGGACCAGCGCGGCCGGGTCGCGGTAGACGTCCTCGGGCACCAGCACCAGCTCGTGGCCGGCGACCATCCACAGCAGCGGGTCGAGCGCGGCGTCGAACGACAGCGGCGCGGTGTGCGCGATGCGCAGTCGGCGCCCCGCCGGCACGCGGGCCATCACGCCGTCGCGGTGGCCGGCCAGGAGCGAGGCGAGCGCGCCCTGGCTGACCTGCACGGCCTTCGGCCGCCCGGTCGAGCCGGAGGTGTAGATCGCATACGCGAGCCGCGCGTCCTCGGCCGCGCCGGATGGCAGCGCAGAATCGACAGTGCCGGACGGCACGGAGACGGCGGCAACTGCGTTGCCGGACGACACGAAGTCGGCGGGATCGGCGGTGCCGGGCGGCGCGGGAAGTGCGGTGCCAGCTGGCACGAAATCTGCTGGAACGGCGGTGCCGGGCGGCGCGGAGACGGGGAGAACCGCGATGCCGGGTGGCGGGTCGATCGGTCGAGACGCCGAGTCCGGGACGAGCATTGCGAACGGTGTCGCGTCGCGCAGCATGAAGTCGAGGCGGTCAGCGGGCTGGCTCAGGTCGAGCGGCAGCCAGGCCGCGCCCGCGCGGGCGACCGCGAGCATGGCCACCACCACGTCGGCGCTCCGTGGCAGGGCCAGCGCGATCAGGCTCTCCGGCCCGGCGCCCGCGGTGCGCAGCGCGGCCGCGAGCCGCTCCACCTCCGCGTGCAGCGCCGCGAACGTCCAGGTGCGCCCGCGGTCGTGCAGCGCGATCGCGTCCGGCGTCGTCGCGGCCTGCGCGGCGAACGCGTCCGTGAGCGATGGGCGCGGCGACGCCGGGAGCGGGCGCCCGATGGACTGTCCCCCGGCGGCGCGCGCGGACGCCGTACCCGCGAGGTCGATGCTGTCCAGTGGCCCGTCGAACGCGGCGAGGAACTCGCCGAGACTCCGCAGGAGACCGTCGGTCTCCGCGCGGCCGTAGGCGCCGGCGTTCGCGTCCAGGTCCAGCAGGAGCCCGGTGTCCGAGCGGCGGACGGAGAGCGTCAGGTCGTCGACCGGGCCGGCCGCGATGCTGTGCAGCTCCGCCACCGCGGTGCCGAAGTCGAGGCGGTAGTCGAAGTACTTCAGGTTCACGCTGGGCCCGTGGATCGGGCCGGTGCGGGCCAGGTCCTCACCGCGATAGCGCTGGTGCCGGCGGGCCGCCGCGAGCGCCGCGGCTGTCTGAGCGGTCAGTGCACCGGCGTCGGTGCCGCGCGGCACGGTCACGTGCAGCGGCAGCACGTTGGCGGCGTCGCCGGGCACGCGCAGCAGCGCACCGGCCCTGGCCGTGAACGGGATGCCCACGCTGACCTCGGGCGAGCCGGTCAGCCGGGACAGCCAGGCGGCGAACGCGGCCAGCGCGGTCTCGCCCCAGGACGCGGTCCCGGCGGACGCGAACGGCACCTCGATGCTGCTGCGGTGGAACGGCCCGGGCGGTTGCGGTCCCCGCCCGCTGAGCGTCGGCACAGCGCGTCCGGCTCCGGCCCGCTCCGCCCAGAACTCCTGGTCGGCGCGCCGGCCGGCGGACTCCCGGTAGGCGGCGTCTGCCTCGATGAGCAGCCGGTACGGCCGGAACGGGCTGTCGCCGTCCGGGAGTCCACGCGATCGGGCGCGGTAGACGTCCGCGATCCGGGCGCAGACCAGCGGCATGCTGTAGCCGTCCAGCACCAGGTGATGGGCGCGCGGGCACCACCAGTGCAGGTCCGGGCCGAGCCGCAGCAGCGTGAACTCGGCCAGCGGGTCGCGCAGCGGGTCGCGCGGCTCGGTGAACGACGCCGCGAGCCATGCGCGGGCCGCGGCGGCCGGGTCGAGCGCGCCGCTGAGGTCGACCCGGGCGGTCGGCGGCTTGAGTCCGGGAACGATGGACTGACTGACGGCTCCGTCCGTGACGTCGAAGCGGGCGCGCAGCGACTCGGCCTCGACGACGACGGTGACGGCGGCGGCCTCGAGCAGGTCGGGGTCGAGCGGGCCGCGGATCTCGGCGTAGCCGCCGATGTCGTAGGCGGTGGTGCCGGGGTGGAGCTGAAGGGCATACCAGACGCCCAGCTGGGCACCGGTCAGGGGCAGTCGCGAACCGTTGTTCTCGTTACTCACCGCAACCGCTCTCTGTTCGAGGGATGTCCGTTTTGCCGTTTCGGTCAGTCGGCGCGGTCCATCGCCTCCTGCAGGCTGCGGGGGCGCATGTCGGTCCAGTGCCGCTCCACGTAGGCGAGGCTCTCGTCCCGGCCGGACGGGCCGAAAACGGTCTGCCAGCCGGCCGGGACCTCGGCGAACTCGGGCCAGAGGGAATGTTGTCCCTCGTCGTTCACGAGCACCAGGAATACGCCGTTCTCGTCATCGAACGGATTCGTCATCGCGATTTCTCCAATTCGCAGGAACGATTTACCGGGCGGCGACGGCGCCGTCGGCCAGCTCGGGCCGGCCGGGCACCGGCTCGGACGGTGACGCGCCGAGCGCCACGATCCGGTTGCCCTCGTCGACGTGCACGACCCGCGGTGCGTGACCGGCCAGCTCGGCCTCGGACAGCATCGCGTAGGTGATGACGATGACCAGGTCACCGGGGTGCACGAGGTGCGCGGCGGCACCGTTGACGCCGATCACGCCGCTGCCCGCGGGGCCGGTGATGGCGTAGGTCTCCAGGCGTGCGCCGTTGGTGATGTCGACGACCTGGACGCGCTCGCCCTCGACGATGTCGGCCGCCTTCATCAGGTCGGCGTCGATGGTCAGCGATCCCACATAATGCAGGTCGGCCTGGGTGACGGTGGCGCGATGAATCTTTCCGTTGAGCACGATGCGCTGCACTTCGTCTCCTGTCGTGATGAATTGGCGCGTGAACGCCGATCGATGCGTTCGGCGGGCACACGTCATCGGCCCGTACGCGGCGGTAAGGCCCCGTACCGGCTGCCACTGGTGGATCCAGCACCTCGCAGACGAGGAGGAAGATGCCCGACGGCGGATCACATCCGTCGATTCCCCCGGAACTTAGGCTAGGCTAACCATGGTCACCCGGTCCCGCAAGGTCTTGATCACCATGCGTGTGCCACACCACGCATCGCCACCGATACCACCAGCGACGATGAACGATCGACGACGTGGCGAAACCGATTTCTCACCCGGGCGGCCCCGCGTTTCGGAACACTGTGACCGGTGACCTCGATGAAGCGGCTCAATCGCGCCACGCTCGCCCGCCAACTGCTGCTCGCGCGCGAACCGCTGTCCACGGCGGACGGCGTCCGCCGTGTCGTCGCACTGCAGGCCCAGTCGCCCGCGTCGCCGTACCTGGCACTGTGGAACCGGCTGTCCGGCTTCGACCCGGCCGCGCTCGACGCCGCGTTCGCCGACGGCACCGTGGTGCGGGCCACGCTGGTCCGGATGACACTGCACGCGGTGCACGCGGAGGACTGGCCGATCCTGCACGGCGCGATGGCGCCCCGGTTGCGCGACGGCCGACTCCACGACAACCGGTACACGGGCACCGGCCTGTCCGATGCGGACGGCGACGCGCTGCTGCCCGCGCTGGCCGAGTTCGCCGGGACGCCGCGCACCGGTGCGGACATCGAGGCGATGCTGGCGGAGCGGTCCGGCGCGCCCGGCCGGTGGGTGTGGTGGGCGCTGCGCACGTTCGCCCCGCTACGGCACGTGCCCACCGGCGGCCCGTGGGCGTACGGTCCGCCGCCCGCCACCTACGTCGCCGCCGCGGGCTCCCGGCCGCACGAGGAGGCGGTGCAGGACCTCGTACTCCGCTATCTGCAGGGGTTCGGGCCCGCCACGATGCAGGACATCGGGCAGTTCAGCCTGATGACTCAGTCAGCGATCCGGCGCGCCGTGGCCGGGCTCGGCGACCGGCTGATCCGGCTGGACGGCCGGCTGCTGGACGTGCCGGGCGGCGTGCTCCCGGACGAGGACACGATCGCGCCACCCCGGCTGCTGCCGATGTGGGACAGCATCCTGCTCGCCTACGCCGACCGCAGCCGCGTCGTACCACCGGCGTACCGCCCGGTGATCTTCCGCCGGAACGGCGACGTCCTCCCCGCCGTGCTGGTCGACGGGCAGGTCGCCGGCGTGTGGCGGGCCACCGGCGAGGGCGTCGAGATCACCGCGTTCCACCCGCTGGACGACGCGACCTGGCACGACCTGGAGACCGAGGCGCGGTCCCTGCTCGCCTTCCTC
Coding sequences within it:
- a CDS encoding MbtH family protein produces the protein MTNPFDDENGVFLVLVNDEGQHSLWPEFAEVPAGWQTVFGPSGRDESLAYVERHWTDMRPRSLQEAMDRAD
- the panD gene encoding aspartate 1-decarboxylase; translation: MQRIVLNGKIHRATVTQADLHYVGSLTIDADLMKAADIVEGERVQVVDITNGARLETYAITGPAGSGVIGVNGAAAHLVHPGDLVIVITYAMLSEAELAGHAPRVVHVDEGNRIVALGASPSEPVPGRPELADGAVAAR
- a CDS encoding winged helix DNA-binding domain-containing protein codes for the protein MKRLNRATLARQLLLAREPLSTADGVRRVVALQAQSPASPYLALWNRLSGFDPAALDAAFADGTVVRATLVRMTLHAVHAEDWPILHGAMAPRLRDGRLHDNRYTGTGLSDADGDALLPALAEFAGTPRTGADIEAMLAERSGAPGRWVWWALRTFAPLRHVPTGGPWAYGPPPATYVAAAGSRPHEEAVQDLVLRYLQGFGPATMQDIGQFSLMTQSAIRRAVAGLGDRLIRLDGRLLDVPGGVLPDEDTIAPPRLLPMWDSILLAYADRSRVVPPAYRPVIFRRNGDVLPAVLVDGQVAGVWRATGEGVEITAFHPLDDATWHDLETEARSLLAFLAGREPLVYRRYGHWWAKDLPAAEVRTVGH